The genomic window CTGAGGCGCGAAAGCGTGGGGAGCGAACGGGATTAGATACCCCGGTAGTCCACGCTGTAAACGATGGGTGCTAGGTACTGGTTCGGTAAAACGAATCGGTGTCGAAGCTAACGCGTTAAGCACTCCACCTGGGAACTACGGCCGCAAGGCTAAAACCCAAAAGAATTGACGGGGGCCCGCACAACCGGTGGAACATGTGGTTTAATTCGATGATACACGAAGAACCTTACCTGGGCTTGACATCTACCTAGTAAAACCCCGAAAGGGGAATGATCCGCCTTATGGCGGAAGGGTAGACAGGTGCTGCATGGCTGTCGTCAGCTCGTGCCGTGAGGTGTTGGGTTAAGTCCCGTAACGAGCGCAACCCCTGCTCGCAGTTACTCGCTCTTCAAGAGCAGCACTCTGCGAGGACTGCCGTGGTTAACACGGAGGAAGGTGGGGATGACGTCAAGTCAGCACGCCCCTTATGTCCAGGGCTACACACGTGTTACAATGGCTATTACAAAGGGATGCAAAACCGCGAGGCGGAGCAAATCCCAAAAAAATAGCCCCAGTTCGGATTGCAGGCTGAAATTCGCCTGCATGAAGCTGGAATCGGTAGTAATCGCGGATCAGCCATGCCGCGGTGAATACGTTCTCGGGCCTTGTACACACCGCCCGTCACGCCAACTGAGTCGAGGATACCCGAAATTACATGCCATTTGCTTTTAGCAATATGGGGTAATGAGGGTATGCTCGGCAAGGAGGGCGAAGTCGTAACAAGGCAGCCGTACCGGAAGGTGCGGCTGGATCACCTCCTTTCTAAGGAGAAAAAAACCGGATACCCCTTTTTATTTGTTTGTTTCATTCCTTCTCTCATATTTTCTCTTCCTTATGGGAAAAAACATAAGAAAATATGAGAGAAGGAAATTTTTATTAAAAGCAAAAATAATAAATTATTTATTGTTATATTATTTTTCCATTTCTTTTATTTCTGATTTTTGAAAACAAAAACAATGAGTGAAAAGAAAGATTATTATGAAATTCTTGGAGTAAGTCGTGATGCTTCTATTGATGATATAAAAAATGCCTATAGAAATTTGGTTTTAAAATACCATCCTGATAGAAATCCTGGTGATAAGCAAGCAGAGGAAAAATTCAAAGAAATTACAGAAGCATATGAAGTTCTAAGTGACTCTGAAAAAAGAAAAATATATGATACATATGGACATTCTGGCTTTGGTCCGGGTGGTTTTGATTGGACACAGGACTTTTCAAGAGTTCAAAGTGATTTTTCTGACATTTTTGGAGATATTTTTGGTGACTTCTTTTCTGATATTTTTAATACAGGACGCCCTTCAACAAGGCAGAGAACAGTTGAGAAAACAAGAGGATCTGATTTAGAAGCAAAAATTTTTATCACATTAAATGAAGTAGCAACAGGAACAGAAAAATATATAAACATTTCAAGATATGACCCATGTCCAACATGTAACGGAACTGGAAGCAAGTCAGGTGTTTCAAAAACAACATGTCCAATTTGTCATGGAACAGGCAAAACAACACAAAGCAGAGGTTTTTTTACAATAACTCAAACATGTTCAAAATGCAGAGGTGAAGGATTTATAATTTCTAATCCCTGTCAAAATTGTAGAGGAACGGGGAGAGCAAAAAATATTCATAAAATACTTGTTAAAATACCAGCAGGAATTGAAAATGGGACAAGTTTAAAATTAAGAGGACAGGGCGATATTGGACAAAATAATGGAGAAAGAGGGGACCTTTATGTGACTGTTTATGTTGAAAAAAATGAGATTTTTGAGAGACAGGGTAGTGATATAATATGTGAGGTACCTATTACAATACCACAAGCAGTTTTAGGAGATGAAATAGAAGTTCCAACATTAACTGGAAAAGTTAAAGTAAAAATTCCACCAGCAACTCAGTCAGGAACTCTTTTGCGACTTAAAAATTTAGGAGTGCCAAGATTAGCTGAATATGGGAAAGGGGACCAAATATTAAAAATAAAAGTTCTCATACCTAAAAAATTATCAAGAGAAGAAAGAAATTTATATCAACAACTAAAAGAAATTGAAAACCATGATAATTATCCAGAAATAAAAGAATTTAAGAAAAAAATTAGTGAATAAAAAGAAGCAAAATAGAAACAATTAGAGTATAAAAACCAAAAAGATAAAATTTCCCTCTTAAAAAGACCCTTCTTAATAAAAAAAGAGAAACAAAACTTATAAATAAAGAAATTGTAAAGCCAGTTAATAAAAAAGTTGGATTATAAAGTTTTTTTATTTCAGGAATTTCAATAATAATTGCCCCTAAAATTGCAGGAATACCTAAAAGAAAAGAATATCTAAATGTATCTTCCCTATTTACACCTGCTATTAAACAGGAACAAATAGTTGCACCTGACCTTGAAACACCAGGTATAAGAGCAACCCCTTGAAAAATACCAGTAATAAATGATGTTTTAATATCTACTTTTTTATTTTTTTCTATTCTTTTAATTCCAGTTAAAAGAAGCAAAATAGATGTGAATAAAAAAGCAAACGATAAGAGTTTAAAATTTTCAAATATTGTTTTGTGGTCTTTTAAAAAAAAGCCAATAAATCCTGTTATAATTGATGAAATAATAATATAAATTCCAATTTTAAATTCATATGTTTCTTTTTGAAAAGTAAAAAATTTACTCCCAATTTCCTTTATATCTTTCCAGAAAAAAATAAAAATTGCAACAAGAGAGGATAGATGAAGAAAAACATCAAAGGTAATATCTACCTTAAAATTAAAAAATTTTTGAAAAATAATAAGATGTCCTGAACTACTAACTGGAAACCACTCAAAAATCCCCTGAATAATCCCAAGTATAATTGCCTCTTTCATCTNNNNNNNNNNNNNNNNNNNNNNNNNNNNNNNNNNNNNNNNNNNNNNNNNNNNNNNNNNNNNNNNNNNNNNNNNNNNNNNNNNNNNNNNNNNNNNNNNNNNGGAAACCACTCAAAAATCCCCTGAATAATCCCAAGTATAATTGCCTCTTTCATCTGGGAGGGTTAGCGGAATTTATAGAGGATGTCATCTGACTTTGGATATTCTACTTCATCTTCATAGTCCTCATCTTCATCATCTCTATCTCCAGGACGAGTTGCTTTCGCTCCTGTTTGTAGTTTACCATCTGGACCTGCAGAGTAAATTATCATGACTTTTTCAATTTTTTTATCTGTGGTTCCAGAATCATATGAATCAAAAGCAACAAGATAAGTATGTCCCCAGGGGTCTAATGGTGTACCATCAGGAACAGCATCTTCTAAGTCACCCCAGCCCTCAACATTATCATCTATTTTAGGAACTGAACCATTTTTACCTCTTTGATATGTTGTCCCTGTCTGAAAAACCTGATAAGGACCATCCCATGGATGCTCAAAAGTCAATTCACTTTCATATCCAGTATCGTCCTCCTTCTTATCAACATCATAATAAGCAAAGGTACCATCAGAAGAAGTCCTACCAAATTTTTCTCCCCAATGAGGAGAATCAGTTACATAATCATCCAGAAGGTCACCATCTGCCAAATCACATAGTCGGACATACCAGCCAATATCTAATCTGACCATTGTTTCAGCACTTGCAAGGGAAGTCATTTCTGCTTTTGCCTTATCTACCAATGCCTTTTTCCTTGCCTGTCTTACTGATGGAAGAAGAAGTCCTGCCAATATTGTTATTATTACCAAAACAACAAGTAATTCAATTAGTGTAAACCCTCTCCTATTCCTTTTTCTATTCATTTTTCCCCCTATTAAAAGATATTATTACTTCCTCTTTTTTTAAGAAATAATTTTTGAGAAAGTATAGTTCCTCACTTACATTTTTCGCATATTCTCTTATTGTCCCCATTCTTCAATATCAACATCACTATCATCATCATTTAAATATATTGAATAATTATCCTCTGGTCCATCACCAGAAGGGTTTCTATCTTTTTTATTACTTCTACAGGCAACTTTGCCCGGACCACCATCAGAAGCAGGTGAAAAAGCATCCTCTATTGGGTCCCCATCAGAATCATATAATTCATTTACTTTTACCCAGATAACATTTCCTTCTAAATATAAAACATTCATCCCATCTTTATGATTTCCATGTGTAACAGCATCTGAATATATACCTTTATCACTAATAACAGGAACAGGTCTTGAACAATTATTTGAAGTTGTAAGTCCAAAAACAAAAGCATAAGAATTGTCCCAGTCATAATATGAATGGTTTTTTCCTCCCCAATTTGTAGAACCTTCTATGGTTGGTGGTGCTTCATTACCTCTATTAATACTTGATGGACACCAGAATATTTCTGTTGTTTTTATATATTTTGTATAAATACAATCATCAGGGGTTCCATATAAAGCATCAGGTTGGTCTGGGAACTTTTCATAATAGTCCTCAGCATACATTTCATAAGCAAGAGAAAATTGTTTTAAATTATTCATACAGGTTGTTCTTCTTGCTCTTTCCCTCGCAGAAGATAAAGTAGGTAGAAGGAAAGAAGCAAGTATTGCTATAATTGCTATTACAACAAGAAGTTCTATTAAGGTAAATCCTGTTTGTTGTACTTTATTATTTCTCTGTTGGGCTGGTTCTTCAAATTTCCTCTCTCTGCCAATATAAAATATCTCTTTTATTTTTTCCATTTTTCCTCCATCAATTTTTCCTTGGTTCTGCCAAAATTGGTCAATTAAATTCCCTCCACACTTTCTCACAAAGACAAGTGAAATATAAAAAGTAAGATGTGAGAAGTGGAAATCCACCCCTGCCCTCCTTTTTTAAAGGAAGGACTAATTTCCCCCTTTAGTAAAGGGGGATTAAGGGGGATTTATAAATTAAAATCCATCCCCTCGGGCATAGCCCTACGGGCGAGCCCACCTTCCTTTTATAAAGGAAGGAGTATTTTCCCCCTTGACAACGGGGGGTGAAGGGGATTTTTCTTTTTCATCTATTTTTTGACAGTACCTCTTCGTAACTTCCTCAACCACCTTCACCTGACATACTCATTGCTAATTTTATCAATGGCATGAATAGAGAAATAACTATAAAACCAACAACTCCTCCCATACATACAATAAGCATTGGCTCAAGCATAGAAGTCATTGCAGCAACTGCTGCATCAACTTCTGCATCATAAGCATCTGCAACTTTTTCAAGCATAGAATCCATAGCACCAGTTTCTTCACCAACTGCAATCATATTTGTTACCATAGCAGGAAAAACTTTTGTTCTCATCATAGGTCCTGATACACCTTCACCTTCTCTTACTCTGTTCCTTACTTCATTTATTGCCTTTGCAACAACATCATTACCAACAGTATCTCTTACTATAAGTAATGACTGTAAAATTGGTACTCCACTTGTTATTAGAGTTGCAAAAGTTCTTGCAAATCTTGAAATAATTGTTTTTGAAACAACTGGACCAAAAACAGGAATTTTCATTTTTGCCATGTCTATCCAGTATTTTGTGAACTTTATTTTTGTCAAAATTTTATAAAGCACAAATATAGAAACAACAAATATAATAATAAGATAAAATTTCTGAGTAAAAAGTTTTGAAAGGTTTATAAGTAAGATTGTTGGAGCCGGTAGGTCTGTTTCAAAATCCTTAAAAATATCTACAAATGTAGGAACTATTTTCATCATGATAAATGTTAATATACCAGAAGCAACAATAACTATTACAACAGGATATGCCATTGCCCCTTTTATCTTCCCTTTCAATTTTGCCTCTTTTTCCATAAATTCAGCAAGTCGGGCTAATACTGTTTCAAGCGCTCCACCTGCTTCTCCTGCCTTTATCATTGCAACATAAATTCTTGGAAAACTTGTAGGGTGTTTTGCAAGTGCCTCTGAAAATAAAGCACCACTTTCAATATCATCTGCAACTTTTCCCAGAACAACAGCAGCTCCTCCTTTTCTTTGTTCCTTTAAGACCCTCAATGACCTTAAAAGAGGGAGCCCTGAACCAATAAGAGTTGCTAATTGTCTTGTAATAATCATTAGTTCTTTTGGTTTAATTTTTGCCGGACCAAAAGATAGTTTTATCTGCATTCCCTGCCCTTTACCTTTTGTTTTTGCTTTTTCTTTCCCTGTTTTTTTGGCAGGTGCATTTGGTTTCACATCAGGAGATTTAGATACAGCAGATACATTTCTTGCAGGAGCAACATTTGTAATATAATAACCCATACTCTTTAATTTACCTATGGCTTCCTGTATATGTCCTGCTTCAATTGTTCCTGTTAAACTATTTCCTGATTGGTCAATTGCATTATATTGGAAATGTGGCATTTTCCCCCTCCTTAATAACCATGAATTTCTTTTGCTACCTCTTCTACTGAAGTTATACCTCTATTTATCTTTTCAAGTCCATCTTCAAGCATCGTTCTCATACCACAACTTTTTATAGCAATTTCTCTTATCTCTCCAAGTGTCTTTTTCCCTATGACTGCCTTCCAGAACTCATCATTTGGAAGTAAAATTTCAAAAATTGCAACTCTTCCTTTATAACCACCTCTACAAAATGGACACCCCTTTGCTTTATAAAACTTCATATTCCTTTTTTTAACTTCTTCTTCTGTTAAATCTAATTCAAGTAATTCTATTTCTGTTGGTTTATATTCTTCTTTACATCTTGGACACAGAACTCTTACAAGTCGCTGAGCAACAACTGCTTCAATCGTAGATGCAAGTAAAAATGGTTCAGCTTGCATATCCATAAGTCGCATAATTGTACTTGGAGCATCATTTGTATGTAATGTACTTAAAACTAAATGTCCTGTGAGTGATGATTGTATAGCCATCTGTGCTGTCTCAAAATCCCTTACCTCTCCAACAAAAATAATATCAGGGTCCTGCCTTAAAATACTTCTTAAACATCTTGCAAAATTAAGTCCTATATTTTCTCTTATTGGGACCTGAATTGCTCCTTCAAGCATATATTCTACAGGGTCCTCTGTGGTAATAATTTTTACATCAGGAGTATTTATTTTCCTCAAAACAGCATAAAGAGTTGTTGTTTTTCCACAACCAGTTGGACCTGTTGCAAGAATTATACCATATGGTTTGTGAATAATGCTTTCAACAGTTTCCATATCTTTTTCAAGTAATCCCAAATTTTCAAGTTCAAATATCGTTTTTCCCCTATCAAGAACTCTCACTGCTAAACATTCTCCAAAAACAGTTGGAACTGTATTTACTCTAAGGTCAACTGCTCTCCCCATAACTGAAAGTTCAATTCTACCATCCTGTGGAAGACGCCTTTCTGCTATATCCATACCAGCCATAATTTTAAATCTACAGAAAAGTGCAAATGAAAGTCCTTTTGGAGGATGAACAAGGTCATACAAAACACCATCAACTCTATATCTTACTCTAAAATCATCTTCAAATGGCTCTAAATGAAGGTCTGATGCATTATCTCTTACTGTTTGTAAAAGTATAAGGTCAAAAAGTTTTACAACTGGCGGAAGAGAAGCAATTTCTTCCAATGATGTTATTGTTGCATATTCTCCCTGAGAAGCAATTGCATTTAGTTCTTCCATTTCTTCAATATCCTGAGCAAGCCATTTTATAAGGTCATCAATTGTCTCTATTTCTTTTCCATAATATGTATCAAGTATATCATTTATATCATTTTCATCTGCAAGAACCATTTTAATTTTATATCCCAAAATGAATGATATATCATCCTGAATATTTAAACTTAAAGTATCTCCAACTGCTAATGTTAATGTATCTTTTTCAAGTTTTACCGGTA from bacterium includes these protein-coding regions:
- a CDS encoding ATPase, T2SS/T4P/T4SS family is translated as MPGKKLLGEMLIEQGLITEEQLRVALAEQRKSGNFLGRILVEMNFVSEKDLKRVLSIQHGVEMVDLKNTVIDKKAIDSFPSALAKTYNVVPVKLEKDTLTLAVGDTLSLNIQDDISFILGYKIKMVLADENDINDILDTYYGKEIETIDDLIKWLAQDIEEMEELNAIASQGEYATITSLEEIASLPPVVKLFDLILLQTVRDNASDLHLEPFEDDFRVRYRVDGVLYDLVHPPKGLSFALFCRFKIMAGMDIAERRLPQDGRIELSVMGRAVDLRVNTVPTVFGECLAVRVLDRGKTIFELENLGLLEKDMETVESIIHKPYGIILATGPTGCGKTTTLYAVLRKINTPDVKIITTEDPVEYMLEGAIQVPIRENIGLNFARCLRSILRQDPDIIFVGEVRDFETAQMAIQSSLTGHLVLSTLHTNDAPSTIMRLMDMQAEPFLLASTIEAVVAQRLVRVLCPRCKEEYKPTEIELLELDLTEEEVKKRNMKFYKAKGCPFCRGGYKGRVAIFEILLPNDEFWKAVIGKKTLGEIREIAIKSCGMRTMLEDGLEKINRGITSVEEVAKEIHGY
- a CDS encoding type II secretion system protein translates to MEKIKEIFYIGRERKFEEPAQQRNNKVQQTGFTLIELLVVIAIIAILASFLLPTLSSARERARRTTCMNNLKQFSLAYEMYAEDYYEKFPDQPDALYGTPDDCIYTKYIKTTEIFWCPSSINRGNEAPPTIEGSTNWGGKNHSYYDWDNSYAFVFGLTTSNNCSRPVPVISDKGIYSDAVTHGNHKDGMNVLYLEGNVIWVKVNELYDSDGDPIEDAFSPASDGGPGKVACRSNKKDRNPSGDGPEDNYSIYLNDDDSDVDIEEWGQ
- a CDS encoding prepilin-type N-terminal cleavage/methylation domain-containing protein, whose protein sequence is MNRKRNRRGFTLIELLVVLVIITILAGLLLPSVRQARKKALVDKAKAEMTSLASAETMVRLDIGWYVRLCDLADGDLLDDYVTDSPHWGEKFGRTSSDGTFAYYDVDKKEDDTGYESELTFEHPWDGPYQVFQTGTTYQRGKNGSVPKIDDNVEGWGDLEDAVPDGTPLDPWGHTYLVAFDSYDSGTTDKKIEKVMIIYSAGPDGKLQTGAKATRPGDRDDEDEDYEDEVEYPKSDDILYKFR
- the dnaJ gene encoding molecular chaperone DnaJ is translated as MSEKKDYYEILGVSRDASIDDIKNAYRNLVLKYHPDRNPGDKQAEEKFKEITEAYEVLSDSEKRKIYDTYGHSGFGPGGFDWTQDFSRVQSDFSDIFGDIFGDFFSDIFNTGRPSTRQRTVEKTRGSDLEAKIFITLNEVATGTEKYINISRYDPCPTCNGTGSKSGVSKTTCPICHGTGKTTQSRGFFTITQTCSKCRGEGFIISNPCQNCRGTGRAKNIHKILVKIPAGIENGTSLKLRGQGDIGQNNGERGDLYVTVYVEKNEIFERQGSDIICEVPITIPQAVLGDEIEVPTLTGKVKVKIPPATQSGTLLRLKNLGVPRLAEYGKGDQILKIKVLIPKKLSREERNLYQQLKEIENHDNYPEIKEFKKKISE
- a CDS encoding undecaprenyl-diphosphate phosphatase — translated: MKEAIILGIIQGIFEWFPVSSSGHLIIFQKFFNFKVDITFDVFLHLSSLVAIFIFFWKDIKEIGSKFFTFQKETYEFKIGIYIIISSIITGFIGFFLKDHKTIFENFKLLSFAFLFTSILLLLTGIKRIEKNKKVDIKTSFITGIFQGVALIPGVSRSGATICSCLIAGVNREDTFRYSFLLGIPAILGAIIIEIPEIKKLYNPTFLLTGFTISLFISFVSLFLLRRVFLRGKFYLFGFYTLIVSILLLFIH
- a CDS encoding type II secretion system F family protein, coding for MPHFQYNAIDQSGNSLTGTIEAGHIQEAIGKLKSMGYYITNVAPARNVSAVSKSPDVKPNAPAKKTGKEKAKTKGKGQGMQIKLSFGPAKIKPKELMIITRQLATLIGSGLPLLRSLRVLKEQRKGGAAVVLGKVADDIESGALFSEALAKHPTSFPRIYVAMIKAGEAGGALETVLARLAEFMEKEAKLKGKIKGAMAYPVVIVIVASGILTFIMMKIVPTFVDIFKDFETDLPAPTILLINLSKLFTQKFYLIIIFVVSIFVLYKILTKIKFTKYWIDMAKMKIPVFGPVVSKTIISRFARTFATLITSGVPILQSLLIVRDTVGNDVVAKAINEVRNRVREGEGVSGPMMRTKVFPAMVTNMIAVGEETGAMDSMLEKVADAYDAEVDAAVAAMTSMLEPMLIVCMGGVVGFIVISLFMPLIKLAMSMSGEGG